From the genome of Prevotella herbatica, one region includes:
- a CDS encoding beta-glucosidase gives MKTKNIFSIALAASLTIVCIPQAKTIDKKAILQRLSLTDKAHFVIGTGMAGMNGNNAVIGATKSLVPGAAGTTYPLDSLGIPSIVLADGPAGLRIDAHRAGDTATYYCTHFPIGTLLASTWNQQLVEEVGKAIGNEAKEYGTDVLLAPAVNIHRNPLNGRNFEYYSEDPLVAGKTAAAYIRGVQSNGVGTSIKHFAFNNQETNRMNTDARISQRAIREIYLKPFEIAIKEANPWTVMSSYNKINGTYTSESKDLLTTILRDEWGYKGTVMTDWFGGKDGATQVWAGNDMLQPGKAEQFTSIVESVKNGKLEKGDLDRNITRILNLIEKTPRYQGYHYSNKPDLKAHAAVTRQSATEGMVLLKNNGALPLRTKASNTQIALYGCTSYDFIAGGTGSGNVNHAYIVSLLEGLKNAGYRVDSQLQKAYTQYISDCKAAEKAHMEEAMKKDKQTAMLAMFLPSPRPIEMNITPEQLNKQAKTAQIAIITLGRISGEFLDRKQADFNLTKEENQLISNVCKAYHKVGKKVIVLLNVGGAIETASWKAMPDAILCAWQAGQEGGNSVADVISGKTSPSGKLTMTWPINFADAYSSKNFPIDKMPDLNMTNQGKAGNNEKNVDYTNYEEDIYVGYRYFDSFNKQVSYPFGYGLSYTQFYYSNAKVNNNGDIITVTVNVKNIGKTTGKEVVELYEAAPNSKKFNKPTKELKAFAKTKALKPGETEVVTLTVKTSDLASFNEAASAWKIDAGIYQLLIGNSSRDIRATLSTSVKAQETSVHNVLAPQEPLNLLHR, from the coding sequence ATGAAAACAAAAAACATATTCTCTATTGCACTGGCTGCTTCACTGACTATCGTCTGTATTCCGCAAGCCAAGACAATTGATAAGAAAGCCATACTTCAGAGACTTTCATTGACCGACAAAGCCCACTTCGTCATTGGAACGGGTATGGCTGGCATGAACGGGAACAATGCTGTCATTGGAGCCACAAAGTCGTTGGTACCTGGAGCAGCCGGAACAACTTACCCACTCGATTCACTTGGGATTCCATCTATAGTGCTGGCTGACGGCCCAGCGGGCCTCCGTATCGACGCACATCGCGCTGGGGACACCGCAACCTATTATTGCACTCACTTCCCAATCGGTACATTATTGGCATCAACATGGAACCAACAGTTGGTGGAAGAAGTAGGAAAAGCCATAGGAAACGAGGCCAAAGAGTATGGGACCGACGTTCTGTTGGCGCCTGCTGTCAATATTCATCGCAACCCATTAAACGGACGTAACTTTGAATACTATAGTGAAGACCCACTTGTAGCTGGTAAGACAGCAGCAGCATATATACGGGGTGTTCAAAGCAATGGTGTAGGAACAAGTATCAAACACTTTGCCTTCAACAACCAAGAAACCAACCGCATGAACACCGATGCACGGATTTCACAACGTGCAATCAGGGAAATCTATCTTAAACCCTTTGAGATTGCCATCAAAGAAGCCAATCCTTGGACAGTGATGTCATCTTACAACAAAATTAACGGCACATATACTTCAGAAAGCAAAGACTTGCTCACCACTATTCTTCGCGATGAATGGGGCTACAAAGGTACCGTGATGACCGACTGGTTTGGCGGCAAGGACGGGGCAACCCAAGTATGGGCAGGCAACGATATGCTACAACCTGGAAAGGCAGAACAGTTCACTTCTATCGTTGAAAGCGTGAAGAACGGGAAATTAGAAAAGGGTGATCTTGACCGCAATATAACACGAATTTTGAATCTCATTGAGAAGACACCACGCTACCAGGGCTATCATTACAGCAACAAACCTGATCTTAAAGCACACGCAGCCGTAACCAGACAGAGTGCCACAGAAGGTATGGTATTGCTCAAAAACAATGGTGCGTTACCCCTTCGAACCAAGGCTTCCAACACGCAGATTGCCCTATATGGCTGCACAAGCTACGATTTCATAGCCGGAGGTACGGGCTCCGGCAATGTGAATCATGCCTATATAGTGTCTCTCCTAGAGGGGTTGAAAAATGCCGGCTATCGTGTTGATAGCCAACTACAAAAGGCATACACCCAATATATTTCCGACTGTAAGGCTGCCGAGAAAGCACACATGGAAGAGGCTATGAAGAAAGACAAACAGACTGCCATGCTTGCAATGTTCCTTCCTTCGCCCCGTCCTATCGAGATGAATATCACACCCGAGCAACTAAATAAGCAAGCTAAGACCGCCCAGATAGCCATAATCACATTAGGACGCATCAGCGGTGAGTTCCTCGACCGTAAGCAAGCAGACTTCAATCTAACCAAAGAAGAGAATCAACTCATCAGCAATGTGTGTAAAGCCTATCATAAGGTTGGCAAAAAAGTCATCGTACTGTTAAATGTCGGTGGAGCCATTGAAACTGCGTCATGGAAAGCAATGCCCGATGCAATTCTTTGTGCTTGGCAGGCTGGACAGGAAGGAGGCAACTCCGTTGCTGACGTAATAAGCGGTAAAACATCACCTTCTGGAAAGCTCACAATGACTTGGCCTATCAACTTTGCTGACGCTTATTCCTCAAAAAACTTTCCTATTGACAAGATGCCCGACCTGAATATGACTAACCAAGGTAAGGCTGGAAACAACGAAAAAAACGTAGACTACACCAACTATGAGGAAGATATTTACGTGGGTTATCGCTATTTTGACAGTTTTAACAAGCAGGTTTCTTATCCTTTTGGCTATGGACTCAGCTACACACAGTTCTACTATTCTAATGCTAAAGTAAACAATAATGGTGATATAATTACCGTTACTGTAAATGTAAAGAATATCGGAAAGACAACAGGAAAAGAGGTTGTCGAGCTCTATGAAGCTGCTCCCAACAGTAAAAAATTCAATAAACCAACTAAAGAGCTAAAGGCTTTTGCCAAGACAAAGGCCTTGAAACCCGGTGAAACAGAAGTTGTTACACTCACAGTCAAAACGTCTGATTTAGCTTCATTTAATGAAGCAGCATCAGCATGGAAAATAGATGCAGGAATATATCAGCTGCTCATCGGTAATTCATCACGTGACATAAGAGCTACCCTTTCAACTTCCGTGAAAGCACAAGAGACCTCGGTCCATAATGTACTTGCCCCTCAAGAACCTCTTAATCTGCTGCATCGCTAA